The following are encoded in a window of Gossypium raimondii isolate GPD5lz chromosome 13, ASM2569854v1, whole genome shotgun sequence genomic DNA:
- the LOC105782158 gene encoding uncharacterized protein LOC105782158, translating into MKLSASEDDLGSDNHVPADIDWHMLDKSKFFFLGAALFSGVSAGLYPAMVLKTRQQVSSTQISCFKMSFSIMRCEGLRGFYRGFGTTLMGTIPARALYMGALEVTKTSVGSSTVRLGFSDTTATAIASAAAGLSSAMAAQLVWTPIDVVSQRLMVQAPNASPCRYKNGLDAFRKILFADGFKGLYRGFGISMLTYAPSNAVWWASYSVANKLIYGGLGWSDNIRRSESKATAVAVQGLSAAMASGVSALITTPLDTIKTRLQVLDKEENGVRKPLTMLQTVRNLVKESGLAACYRGLGPRWASMSLSATTMITTYELLKRLSAKNQES; encoded by the coding sequence ATGAAATTAAGTGCAAGTGAGGATGATTTAGGATCAGACAATCATGTTCCAGCAGATATAGATTGGCATATGCTTGATAAATCCAAGTTCTTCTTCCTTGGTGCAGCTTTATTTTCAGGTGTATCAGCTGGTCTTTACCCTGCAATGGTGTTAAAAACCCGACAACAAGTTTCATCCACTCAAATCTCTTGCTTCAAAATGTCTTTCTCTATTATGAGATGTGAAGGATTAAGAGGATTCTATAGAGGTTTTGGTACCACTTTAATGGGAACAATCCCAGCTCGAGCACTTTACATGGGAGCCCTTGAGGTAACCAAGACCAGTGTTGGCAGTAGCACTGTTAGGTTAGGATTTTCAGACACAACAGCCACTGCTATAGCTAGTGCTGCTGCTGGTTTAAGTTCAGCCATGGCTGCACAACTTGTTTGGACCCCAATCGATGTTGTGAGCCAAAGGCTCATGGTTCAAGCCCCAAATGCGAGTCCTTGTAGATATAAAAATGGCCTTGATGCCTTTAGGAAGATCCTATTTGCAGATGGTTTTAAAGGGTTGTATAGGGGATTTGGGATCTCAATGTTGACATATGCACCATCTAATGCTGTTTGGTGGGCATCTTACTCTGTTGCAAACAAGCTCATTTATGGTGGTCTTGGTTGGTCTGATAATATTAGGCGGTCTGAGTCAAAGGCCACGGCTGTTGCTGTTCAAGGGCTAAGTGCAGCCATGGCTAGTGGTGTTTCAGCTTTGATCACCACCCCACTTGACACCATTAAAACAAGGTTACAGGTCCTGGATAAAGAAGAGAATGGGGTAAGGAAACCTTTGACCATGTTACAGACAGTGAGGAATTTGGTTAAGGAAAGTGGTTTGGCGGCTTGTTACAGGGGATTAGGACCAAGGTGGGCTTCAATGTCATTGTCTGCAACAACCATGATTACTACTTATGAGCTTTTGAAACGGTTATCAGCTAAGAACCAAGAAAGCTAG